One genomic region from Anguilla rostrata isolate EN2019 chromosome 2, ASM1855537v3, whole genome shotgun sequence encodes:
- the mreg gene encoding melanoregulin — protein sequence MGAAFRRFCASFCCCCCCEEEEPEEKAPLLNETLLYFDREAKKRRDQETNLWSEPGDPSHSERDDDRELYNLLQKRAKTRRGSQGYRRLSVDIYAVRQVRHGVKEKWKMILENLGFMEEAESLLTVSSTDSYDRMRNAPAARSLLQTLYSETSIFRSKEPPPERYMFILDRLIYLDAADDFVAKARRFYPKGEEDDDDDEPAPNLPLLVTRAGLNTAGDEDGLDEEEASGADAEDDIFDGKSLD from the exons ATGGGGGCTGCATTCAGGCGTTTCTGTGCTtcgttctgctgctgctgttgctgtgaggaagaggagccagAAGAGAAGGCACCCTTGCTGAA CGAGACTCTGCTGTACTTTGACCGCGAGGCGAAGAAAAGGCGGGACCAGGAGACGAACCTGTGGAGCGAGCCGGGGGACCCCAGTCACTCAGAGAGGGATGACGACCGCGAGCTCTACAACCTGCTGCAGAAGAGGGCCAAGACCCGCCGAGGCTCccag GGGTACCGGCGCCTCAGTGTGGACATCTACGCGGTGAGACAAGTGCGCCACGGCGTGAAGGAGAAGTGGAAGATGATTCTGGAGAACCTAg GGTTCATGGAAGAGGCGGAGTCTCTCCTGACGGTGTCGTCCACCGACTCGTATGACCGCATGCGGAACGCGCCGGCGGCCCGGTCCCTGCTGCAAACCCTGTACTCTGAGACCTCCATCTTTAGAAGCAAGGAGCCGCCGCCCGAGAGATACATGTTCATCCTG GATCGTCTGATCTATCTGGACGCGGCGGACGACTTTGTCGCCAAGGCCCGGCGCTTTTATCCCAAAGGCGAGGAAGACGACGATGACGACGAGCCCGCCCCGAACCTGCCCCTCCTCGTGACTAGGGCCGGTCTGAACACCGCGGGGGACGAGGACGGGCTGGACGAGGAAGAGGCCAGCGGCGCTGATGCCGAAGACGACATCTTCGACGGCAAGTCCCTGGACTGA